A genomic window from Gossypium hirsutum isolate 1008001.06 chromosome D12, Gossypium_hirsutum_v2.1, whole genome shotgun sequence includes:
- the LOC107946058 gene encoding uncharacterized protein isoform X1: MQWKCFVGLSKEFSPIRGSSINRYLQWKSGKVWSKSFSAGDDSCNSCSELEDGKSHERSGQETNQQMCNYKYQLEQEDLYLILMKHATTWVIQVKKLQQQLQEETDLHLALASAVEHFGSPSSSSPGKLPDKQALHQGLC, translated from the exons ATGCAATGGAAGTGCTTTGTAGGATTATCAAAGGAATTCTCACCAATAAG GGGAAGTTCTATTAATAGGTATTTACAATGGAAGAGTGGTAAGGTTTGGAGCAAGTCATTTTCAGCTGGGGATGATTCTTGTAATTCTTGTTCTGAATTGGAG GATGGTAAGTCCCATGAAAGGAGTGGACAAGAGACAAATCAACAGATGTGTAATTATAAATACCAGCTTGAGCAAGAA GATTTATATCTCATTCTCATGAAACATGCTACCACTTGGGTGATACAGGTTAAAAAGTTGCAGCAGCAGTTGCAGGAAGAGACCGATTTGCACTTAGCTCTAGCAAGTGCTGTTGAACATTTTGGTTCACCTTCTTCTAGTTCTCCAGGCAAGCTTCCAGATAAG CAAGCATTACACCAGGGACTGTGTTGA
- the LOC107946058 gene encoding uncharacterized protein isoform X6 — translation MGSSINRYLQWKSGKVWSKSFSAGDDSCNSCSELEDGKSHERSGQETNQQMCNYKYQLEQEDLYLILMKHATTWVIQVKKLQQQLQEETDLHLALASAVEHFGSPSSSSPGKLPDKQALHQGLC, via the exons AT GGGAAGTTCTATTAATAGGTATTTACAATGGAAGAGTGGTAAGGTTTGGAGCAAGTCATTTTCAGCTGGGGATGATTCTTGTAATTCTTGTTCTGAATTGGAG GATGGTAAGTCCCATGAAAGGAGTGGACAAGAGACAAATCAACAGATGTGTAATTATAAATACCAGCTTGAGCAAGAA GATTTATATCTCATTCTCATGAAACATGCTACCACTTGGGTGATACAGGTTAAAAAGTTGCAGCAGCAGTTGCAGGAAGAGACCGATTTGCACTTAGCTCTAGCAAGTGCTGTTGAACATTTTGGTTCACCTTCTTCTAGTTCTCCAGGCAAGCTTCCAGATAAG CAAGCATTACACCAGGGACTGTGTTGA
- the LOC107946058 gene encoding uncharacterized protein isoform X3 has product MCRIFRGSSINRYLQWKSGKVWSKSFSAGDDSCNSCSELEDGKSHERSGQETNQQMCNYKYQLEQEDLYLILMKHATTWVIQVKKLQQQLQEETDLHLALASAVEHFGSPSSSSPGKLPDKQALHQGLC; this is encoded by the exons ATGTGTAGAATTTTTAG GGGAAGTTCTATTAATAGGTATTTACAATGGAAGAGTGGTAAGGTTTGGAGCAAGTCATTTTCAGCTGGGGATGATTCTTGTAATTCTTGTTCTGAATTGGAG GATGGTAAGTCCCATGAAAGGAGTGGACAAGAGACAAATCAACAGATGTGTAATTATAAATACCAGCTTGAGCAAGAA GATTTATATCTCATTCTCATGAAACATGCTACCACTTGGGTGATACAGGTTAAAAAGTTGCAGCAGCAGTTGCAGGAAGAGACCGATTTGCACTTAGCTCTAGCAAGTGCTGTTGAACATTTTGGTTCACCTTCTTCTAGTTCTCCAGGCAAGCTTCCAGATAAG CAAGCATTACACCAGGGACTGTGTTGA
- the LOC107946058 gene encoding uncharacterized protein isoform X9, protein MGSSINRYLQWKSGKVWSKSFSAGDDSCNSCSELEDGKSHERSGQETNQQMCNYKYQLEQEVKKLQQQLQEETDLHLALASAVEHFGSPSSSSPGKLPDKQALHQGLC, encoded by the exons AT GGGAAGTTCTATTAATAGGTATTTACAATGGAAGAGTGGTAAGGTTTGGAGCAAGTCATTTTCAGCTGGGGATGATTCTTGTAATTCTTGTTCTGAATTGGAG GATGGTAAGTCCCATGAAAGGAGTGGACAAGAGACAAATCAACAGATGTGTAATTATAAATACCAGCTTGAGCAAGAA GTTAAAAAGTTGCAGCAGCAGTTGCAGGAAGAGACCGATTTGCACTTAGCTCTAGCAAGTGCTGTTGAACATTTTGGTTCACCTTCTTCTAGTTCTCCAGGCAAGCTTCCAGATAAG CAAGCATTACACCAGGGACTGTGTTGA
- the LOC107946058 gene encoding uncharacterized protein isoform X4: MQWKCFVGLSKEFSPIRGSSINRYLQWKSGKVWSKSFSAGDDSCNSCSELEDGKSHERSGQETNQQMCNYKYQLEQEVKKLQQQLQEETDLHLALASAVEHFGSPSSSSPGKLPDKQALHQGLC, translated from the exons ATGCAATGGAAGTGCTTTGTAGGATTATCAAAGGAATTCTCACCAATAAG GGGAAGTTCTATTAATAGGTATTTACAATGGAAGAGTGGTAAGGTTTGGAGCAAGTCATTTTCAGCTGGGGATGATTCTTGTAATTCTTGTTCTGAATTGGAG GATGGTAAGTCCCATGAAAGGAGTGGACAAGAGACAAATCAACAGATGTGTAATTATAAATACCAGCTTGAGCAAGAA GTTAAAAAGTTGCAGCAGCAGTTGCAGGAAGAGACCGATTTGCACTTAGCTCTAGCAAGTGCTGTTGAACATTTTGGTTCACCTTCTTCTAGTTCTCCAGGCAAGCTTCCAGATAAG CAAGCATTACACCAGGGACTGTGTTGA
- the LOC107946058 gene encoding uncharacterized protein isoform X8 produces the protein MCRIFRGSSINRYLQWKSGKVWSKSFSAGDDSCNSCSELEDGKSHERSGQETNQQMCNYKYQLEQEVKKLQQQLQEETDLHLALASAVEHFGSPSSSSPGKLPDKQALHQGLC, from the exons ATGTGTAGAATTTTTAG GGGAAGTTCTATTAATAGGTATTTACAATGGAAGAGTGGTAAGGTTTGGAGCAAGTCATTTTCAGCTGGGGATGATTCTTGTAATTCTTGTTCTGAATTGGAG GATGGTAAGTCCCATGAAAGGAGTGGACAAGAGACAAATCAACAGATGTGTAATTATAAATACCAGCTTGAGCAAGAA GTTAAAAAGTTGCAGCAGCAGTTGCAGGAAGAGACCGATTTGCACTTAGCTCTAGCAAGTGCTGTTGAACATTTTGGTTCACCTTCTTCTAGTTCTCCAGGCAAGCTTCCAGATAAG CAAGCATTACACCAGGGACTGTGTTGA
- the LOC107946058 gene encoding uncharacterized protein isoform X7: MQWKCFVGLSKEFSPIRGSSINRYLQWKSGKVWSKSFSAGDDSCNSCSELEDGKSHERSGQETNQQMCNYKYQLEQEVKKLQQQLQEETDLHLALASAVEHFGSPSSSSPGKLPDKALHQGLC, translated from the exons ATGCAATGGAAGTGCTTTGTAGGATTATCAAAGGAATTCTCACCAATAAG GGGAAGTTCTATTAATAGGTATTTACAATGGAAGAGTGGTAAGGTTTGGAGCAAGTCATTTTCAGCTGGGGATGATTCTTGTAATTCTTGTTCTGAATTGGAG GATGGTAAGTCCCATGAAAGGAGTGGACAAGAGACAAATCAACAGATGTGTAATTATAAATACCAGCTTGAGCAAGAA GTTAAAAAGTTGCAGCAGCAGTTGCAGGAAGAGACCGATTTGCACTTAGCTCTAGCAAGTGCTGTTGAACATTTTGGTTCACCTTCTTCTAGTTCTCCAGGCAAGCTTCCAGATAAG GCATTACACCAGGGACTGTGTTGA
- the LOC107946058 gene encoding uncharacterized protein isoform X2 gives MQWKCFVGLSKEFSPIRGSSINRYLQWKSGKVWSKSFSAGDDSCNSCSELEDGKSHERSGQETNQQMCNYKYQLEQEDLYLILMKHATTWVIQVKKLQQQLQEETDLHLALASAVEHFGSPSSSSPGKLPDKALHQGLC, from the exons ATGCAATGGAAGTGCTTTGTAGGATTATCAAAGGAATTCTCACCAATAAG GGGAAGTTCTATTAATAGGTATTTACAATGGAAGAGTGGTAAGGTTTGGAGCAAGTCATTTTCAGCTGGGGATGATTCTTGTAATTCTTGTTCTGAATTGGAG GATGGTAAGTCCCATGAAAGGAGTGGACAAGAGACAAATCAACAGATGTGTAATTATAAATACCAGCTTGAGCAAGAA GATTTATATCTCATTCTCATGAAACATGCTACCACTTGGGTGATACAGGTTAAAAAGTTGCAGCAGCAGTTGCAGGAAGAGACCGATTTGCACTTAGCTCTAGCAAGTGCTGTTGAACATTTTGGTTCACCTTCTTCTAGTTCTCCAGGCAAGCTTCCAGATAAG GCATTACACCAGGGACTGTGTTGA